A single genomic interval of Bradyrhizobium sp. AZCC 1693 harbors:
- a CDS encoding acyl-CoA dehydrogenase family protein — MNHETAVSNANDIADRILAPAAKQNDKEARFSSEAIAALGPSGLLGIMLPAEVGGSALGPRTLAAAVATLAEADASAAMVYLMHLCATATIAAARPGAAIAQTLKDIATGRHLTTLAFSEAGSRSHFWAPVSRAKRNGVAVHLTAKKSWVTSAGYAQSYVVSALAPEGTGPTDSTLYLFASGTPGLSVAGPWDGLGMRANASAPMILEDCKVDPSQQLTDDGAGFKAMLEIVLPLFNLGTSAVALGLCRAAVAGTTAHLKSARFEHLGQSLGESLPTLRAQLARMQIDTDGLAARVDDLIDHLERPRDTTMLRVLECKASAGEVAIAVTSTAMRVCGGAAFSKHMAIERVFRDAHAGAVMAPTSDVLLEFIGKAVLGIPLF; from the coding sequence ATGAATCACGAGACCGCAGTTTCGAATGCCAACGACATCGCCGATCGCATCCTTGCCCCGGCCGCCAAGCAGAACGACAAGGAAGCCCGATTTTCATCCGAGGCAATCGCGGCGCTCGGTCCGTCCGGATTGCTGGGGATCATGCTCCCCGCCGAGGTCGGCGGCTCGGCGCTCGGGCCGAGGACACTCGCTGCGGCGGTCGCAACGCTTGCCGAGGCCGACGCATCCGCCGCGATGGTTTATTTGATGCACCTGTGCGCAACCGCGACGATCGCTGCGGCCCGCCCGGGCGCCGCCATAGCACAGACCCTGAAGGACATTGCGACCGGCCGGCACCTCACGACGCTCGCTTTCAGTGAAGCTGGATCACGCAGCCACTTCTGGGCGCCCGTCTCGCGAGCCAAACGCAATGGCGTGGCCGTACACCTCACGGCCAAGAAATCCTGGGTGACGAGCGCGGGTTACGCACAGAGCTATGTCGTCTCAGCCCTGGCTCCTGAAGGCACGGGCCCAACCGATTCAACCCTCTACCTTTTCGCCAGTGGCACACCTGGGCTGTCGGTCGCAGGCCCATGGGACGGCCTCGGGATGCGCGCCAACGCTTCCGCGCCGATGATCCTCGAGGATTGCAAAGTCGACCCCAGTCAACAGCTCACGGACGACGGCGCCGGTTTCAAGGCGATGCTGGAGATCGTGCTTCCCCTGTTCAACCTCGGAACATCGGCAGTCGCGCTGGGTCTTTGCCGGGCCGCGGTGGCGGGGACCACGGCCCATCTCAAGAGCGCCCGCTTCGAGCATCTGGGCCAGAGTCTTGGAGAGAGCCTGCCGACGCTTCGCGCGCAGCTTGCGAGGATGCAGATCGACACGGATGGGCTTGCCGCGCGCGTCGACGATCTGATCGATCACCTTGAGCGCCCTCGCGATACCACCATGCTGCGCGTGCTTGAGTGCAAGGCATCGGCAGGGGAAGTTGCCATAGCCGTCACCTCGACGGCGATGCGGGTGTGCGGAGGCGCCGCATTTTCCAAGCACATGGCGATCGAGCGAGTGTTCCGCGACGCGCATGCGGGAGCCGTGATGGCGCCGACCAGCGATGTGCTGCTCGAATTCATCGGCAAGGCAGTGTTGGGAATACCGCTGTTCTGA
- a CDS encoding phosphate/phosphite/phosphonate ABC transporter substrate-binding protein, producing MSRTIWVGAVAYDPKVVGIWEGMRRYFHEEAHLPVEVVLFQSYEAQVAALLAQPGDLLPRIDIGWNTNLAYLQADAWSDKRCRPIAMRDSDIGWMTKIVAVTGGPIASLADIRNRTLALGSRDSGHAAILPVHFLQHEGLVEAKDYQTLRFNTDLGKHGDTGTSESDVVRAVLDGRADAGAIGSPFWNAVRSERLVPEGALTEIWTSRPYNHCMFTARPDLDPALEQQFATALFGMSYDNPVHRPVLEAEGLRQWIAPQLEAYAELREASTQQGFLKRPPA from the coding sequence ATGAGCCGGACGATCTGGGTAGGGGCTGTCGCGTACGATCCGAAGGTGGTCGGTATCTGGGAAGGCATGCGACGCTATTTTCACGAGGAAGCGCATCTCCCCGTCGAAGTGGTGTTGTTTCAGAGCTACGAGGCGCAGGTCGCCGCCCTCCTGGCCCAGCCCGGTGATCTGCTGCCGCGCATCGACATCGGATGGAACACGAATCTCGCCTACCTGCAGGCCGACGCCTGGAGCGACAAGCGTTGCCGGCCCATCGCGATGCGCGACAGTGATATAGGCTGGATGACCAAGATCGTCGCGGTCACGGGCGGGCCGATCGCCAGCCTTGCAGATATCAGGAACCGGACGCTGGCCCTTGGCAGCCGCGATAGCGGGCACGCGGCAATTCTCCCGGTCCATTTCCTGCAGCACGAAGGTCTGGTTGAGGCGAAGGACTACCAGACGCTGCGCTTCAACACCGACCTCGGCAAGCACGGGGACACCGGTACGAGCGAGTCCGATGTGGTTCGCGCGGTGCTGGATGGCCGCGCCGATGCCGGCGCGATCGGCAGCCCGTTCTGGAACGCGGTGCGGAGCGAGCGCCTGGTGCCGGAAGGCGCGCTTACCGAAATCTGGACCTCGCGGCCCTACAATCACTGCATGTTCACGGCCCGACCCGATCTGGACCCCGCGCTGGAGCAGCAGTTTGCCACGGCATTGTTCGGCATGAGCTACGACAACCCGGTGCATCGACCTGTGCTCGAGGCGGAAGGCTTGCGTCAATGGATAGCGCCGCAGCTCGAGGCGTACGCAGAATTAAGGGAAGCCTCCACACAGCAAGGATTCTTGAAACGGCCGCCGGCCTAA
- a CDS encoding glycosyltransferase 87 family protein, with product MRFVERVPPLSGLAGVGALLAGLSAAIPFAFESYGDNAFIALAIAAGLLTIAATNLADRAPQNTALWLILGLGIALRVYALLFEPLLSSDIYRYVWDGRVQAAGINPYRYFPAHEALASLRDAIFPHINRADFAVTIYPPVAQFFFLIVTRVSESVTMMRLALLGCESLTVVLIMLLLRRMERPLTRMVAYLWHPLPLWEIANSGHVDALMVALMLLGLWIALTGHALRGAVLIALSMLVKPFAAPAFAGIWRPWDIKMPLVVIGVVVLCYLPYASVGWEVFGFLTQGYLTEEGVRDGNDLWLLSLWRVVFGEHQGDVVAYVGLAALVLLVKGVSVARRSDRTIGPTLASINMLLLLALLFASPNRPWYFLVITPFTALCGSLPTWVVSIAALFLSEQLDWDFYIPRMVTKSVLFGGLLLAWAIEAWRSSLQQAADARVSQ from the coding sequence ATGCGCTTCGTCGAACGCGTGCCCCCACTTTCCGGATTGGCCGGTGTTGGTGCTCTCCTGGCAGGCCTGTCTGCGGCGATTCCCTTTGCGTTCGAGAGCTATGGCGACAATGCCTTCATTGCCCTGGCGATCGCAGCCGGCTTGCTGACGATCGCAGCAACCAATCTGGCCGATCGAGCACCTCAAAATACCGCGCTGTGGCTCATTCTTGGACTTGGGATCGCGCTGAGAGTGTATGCGCTGCTGTTCGAGCCGCTCTTGTCCAGTGACATCTACCGCTATGTCTGGGATGGCAGGGTTCAGGCCGCCGGCATCAACCCGTACCGCTATTTCCCGGCCCACGAGGCGTTGGCGTCTCTGCGCGATGCGATCTTTCCTCACATCAATCGAGCCGATTTCGCCGTCACGATCTACCCTCCGGTGGCGCAGTTTTTCTTTCTTATCGTTACGCGAGTTAGTGAGAGCGTGACCATGATGCGGCTTGCATTACTGGGGTGCGAGTCATTAACCGTGGTACTGATCATGCTGCTGCTGCGGCGGATGGAACGCCCGCTGACGCGCATGGTCGCCTATCTCTGGCACCCGCTCCCACTATGGGAGATCGCCAACAGCGGCCATGTCGACGCGCTGATGGTTGCGCTGATGCTGCTGGGCCTTTGGATCGCGCTAACCGGCCATGCTCTTCGCGGAGCGGTCCTGATCGCCCTTTCGATGCTGGTCAAGCCGTTTGCGGCGCCGGCTTTCGCCGGGATTTGGCGCCCGTGGGACATTAAGATGCCGCTCGTGGTGATAGGCGTTGTAGTGCTTTGTTATCTTCCCTATGCGTCGGTCGGCTGGGAGGTTTTCGGATTCCTGACCCAAGGCTATCTGACAGAAGAGGGGGTCCGTGACGGCAACGACCTCTGGCTATTGTCGCTCTGGCGGGTAGTGTTTGGCGAACACCAGGGCGATGTTGTTGCCTACGTCGGGCTGGCCGCGCTGGTCCTCCTGGTCAAGGGGGTCTCCGTGGCCCGCCGGTCCGATCGCACCATCGGGCCCACGCTTGCCAGCATCAACATGCTGTTACTCCTCGCGCTCCTGTTCGCGTCGCCCAACCGTCCCTGGTACTTTCTGGTCATTACGCCGTTTACCGCACTGTGCGGCTCGCTGCCGACATGGGTCGTTTCGATCGCGGCGCTCTTTCTGTCGGAGCAACTCGACTGGGATTTCTACATTCCAAGAATGGTAACCAAGTCAGTTCTGTTCGGTGGTCTTTTGCTGGCCTGGGCCATCGAGGCCTGGAGAAGCAGCTTGCAGCAGGCCGCAGATGCGAGGGTATCGCAATGA
- a CDS encoding Rv1681 family radical SAM protein: protein MNTDPVYYAPARSFLVQTWYDLRGTSSGLLGSRMKTGVELDAGSKTFASGLLLDLIAALRGCRHGDLVAVISRNPSIGPELEAWCRFTRNSLVHTAVEEGRTRWVLRYGEAAENVAEDRPVGSRLWLYTNFDCNLSCDYCCVRSSPKAPRRALGIERVRRIAIEAAGLGVREIFVTGGEPFMLPDIGEILAACAATAPTTVLTNGMLFAGRGLATLRSLPRGRITFQISLDSPTPERHDSHRGKGTWVRAWKGIEQARAEGFRVRLAATVSTDAEAEEFRNFLDAHHVSEENRVIRRIALRGSAAEGIALARADLVPEVTITADGVFWHPVGAEDNDLLVSREIFPLAESFAAVRRAFDREFEHQRRLARIFNCA from the coding sequence TTGAACACTGATCCCGTTTATTACGCTCCGGCGAGATCGTTTTTGGTGCAAACCTGGTACGATTTACGTGGAACGTCATCAGGGCTCTTAGGTTCGCGCATGAAGACGGGCGTTGAACTCGACGCTGGCAGCAAGACATTTGCCTCGGGCCTGCTGCTGGATTTGATAGCTGCGCTGCGCGGCTGCAGACACGGGGACCTCGTGGCCGTGATCAGCCGCAATCCCAGCATCGGCCCCGAGCTCGAAGCGTGGTGTCGATTTACCCGCAACAGTCTTGTCCACACAGCAGTTGAAGAAGGCCGCACCCGGTGGGTGCTCCGGTACGGCGAGGCTGCCGAGAATGTAGCGGAAGACCGGCCCGTCGGCTCTCGCCTATGGCTTTACACCAATTTCGACTGCAATTTGAGCTGTGACTATTGTTGTGTGCGCTCGTCGCCCAAGGCTCCGCGGCGGGCGCTTGGCATCGAGCGGGTGCGACGGATCGCGATCGAAGCCGCAGGGCTCGGCGTAAGGGAGATATTTGTTACCGGGGGTGAGCCGTTCATGCTGCCGGACATTGGCGAAATTCTTGCCGCCTGCGCTGCAACGGCGCCGACCACGGTCCTCACCAACGGAATGCTGTTTGCCGGGCGCGGGCTCGCAACGCTGCGCTCGTTGCCGCGCGGTCGCATTACATTTCAGATCAGTCTCGACAGTCCGACGCCGGAGCGACACGACAGCCACCGTGGCAAGGGGACATGGGTACGCGCCTGGAAGGGCATCGAGCAAGCACGTGCCGAAGGATTCCGGGTGCGATTGGCGGCGACGGTGTCGACTGACGCAGAGGCCGAGGAATTCCGCAACTTCCTGGACGCCCATCACGTCAGCGAAGAGAACCGGGTGATCCGGCGGATTGCTTTGCGAGGCTCGGCCGCAGAGGGCATCGCTCTGGCCAGGGCCGACCTTGTTCCCGAGGTGACCATCACGGCGGACGGCGTGTTCTGGCATCCTGTCGGGGCCGAGGACAACGACCTCCTGGTCAGCCGCGAGATTTTTCCGCTCGCCGAATCCTTCGCGGCCGTGCGTCGCGCCTTCGATCGCGAATTTGAGCATCAGCGCCGGTTGGCCAGGATTTTCAATTGCGCCTGA
- a CDS encoding glycosyltransferase family 2 protein: MNEVAVVSAIIPCLDEETAIGQVVAAVLAQSVSEVIVVDGGSRDRTAERAKAAGARVVVEPRRGYGRAVQAGIASVRDDADIIVFLDGDGSDPAELISDLVSPIVAGQAVFVLGSRVHGPREPGSLAPQQVIAAHVGGLLLRLVYGASFTDLSPFRAIRREELGRLGMKEETYGWNLEMLMRVAATHLPAMEIAVGQRRRIGGVSKVSGNVVAGIKAAWSISATFVRLALELRGDAPRKGSS, translated from the coding sequence GTGAACGAGGTGGCCGTCGTCTCGGCAATCATTCCCTGTCTCGACGAGGAAACGGCGATCGGGCAGGTCGTGGCCGCGGTGCTCGCGCAGAGTGTGAGCGAGGTCATCGTTGTCGATGGCGGCTCGCGGGACCGTACCGCCGAGCGGGCCAAGGCCGCGGGGGCTCGCGTCGTCGTCGAGCCGCGGCGCGGTTATGGTCGTGCGGTCCAGGCGGGCATCGCCAGCGTGCGCGATGACGCCGACATTATCGTCTTCCTCGATGGTGACGGCAGTGATCCCGCCGAGTTGATTTCCGATCTGGTGTCGCCGATCGTCGCGGGGCAGGCCGTCTTCGTGCTCGGCTCTCGCGTTCACGGTCCGCGCGAGCCCGGCAGCCTGGCGCCGCAGCAGGTCATCGCGGCCCATGTCGGCGGGCTGCTGCTGCGCCTCGTCTATGGCGCAAGCTTCACCGACCTGTCGCCGTTTCGCGCCATCCGTCGAGAAGAGCTTGGACGTCTCGGCATGAAGGAAGAGACCTATGGCTGGAACCTGGAAATGCTGATGCGCGTCGCCGCCACGCATTTGCCGGCCATGGAGATCGCTGTCGGACAGCGGCGTCGGATCGGCGGGGTATCGAAGGTCTCCGGCAATGTTGTCGCCGGCATCAAGGCAGCATGGTCCATCTCGGCGACATTCGTTCGCCTGGCGCTCGAGCTGCGGGGCGATGCTCCACGCAAAGGATCGTCGTAG
- a CDS encoding TIGR04282 family arsenosugar biosynthesis glycosyltransferase → MSVAAIGIICKAPQPGRSKTRLAAAIGEVAASELSACFLRDVAASIEAVPDTLGKRGYGVYAPAGAEHIMRQLLPASFGLLLQAGDDLGPVLHGATCAFLDTGHDAVLLVNGDSPTLPPGLLTQAVETLREPGDRMVLGPASDGGYYLIGLKRPHPHLFTGIAWGTGTVARSTCERAAEIGLATAMLPEWYDVDDVQTLRWLQDELAGRSTRFRDGGRAAASRAFLEAGPQIGL, encoded by the coding sequence GTGAGCGTCGCGGCAATCGGGATCATTTGCAAGGCGCCGCAGCCCGGCCGCTCGAAGACGCGGCTTGCGGCGGCCATTGGCGAAGTCGCTGCGTCCGAGCTCTCTGCCTGCTTTCTGCGCGACGTCGCAGCAAGTATCGAGGCCGTGCCTGACACGCTCGGCAAGCGCGGCTACGGCGTCTATGCTCCGGCGGGAGCCGAACACATCATGCGGCAGCTCTTACCGGCAAGTTTCGGACTGTTGCTACAGGCTGGCGATGATTTAGGGCCCGTTCTGCATGGTGCCACGTGCGCTTTCCTCGATACCGGACATGACGCGGTCCTGCTCGTCAATGGCGATAGCCCAACCCTGCCACCCGGCTTGCTTACGCAAGCCGTTGAGACCCTGCGCGAACCCGGAGACCGGATGGTGCTCGGGCCAGCAAGCGACGGCGGGTACTACCTGATTGGCCTTAAGCGACCGCACCCGCACCTGTTCACTGGGATCGCATGGGGTACCGGAACCGTGGCTCGCAGTACATGCGAGCGTGCAGCCGAAATCGGGCTTGCTACCGCCATGCTTCCCGAATGGTACGATGTCGACGACGTCCAGACGTTGCGTTGGCTGCAGGACGAGTTGGCCGGCCGTTCAACCCGCTTTCGTGACGGCGGACGTGCAGCGGCAAGCCGGGCCTTTCTCGAGGCCGGCCCGCAGATAGGACTTTGA
- a CDS encoding M20/M25/M40 family metallo-hydrolase, producing MTLTRSILAIALVALAQNALVREVRAQAAAAPDLEAILAHPKIVKSLDDIKADDERAFAEQKRITEIPAPPFKEKIRAEYYQKRMQELGFKDAAIDAEGNVIALRKGTGGGRPKLVVSAHLDTVFPEGTDVTVKEKDGAIVAPGIGDDSRGLAAMLSLINAMNENQIATVGDIMFVGTVGEEELGNLRGVKALFRDHTDIDGFISIDGLGITRVVNQATGSHRYEFTFKGPGGHSFQEFGLPSAIHAMGRAIAKISELQPPSDPKTTFTVGTVTGGTSVNAIAAEARMAVDMRSNSTDELLKLEARLLELVKEAVADENARWKSDKMTVEARLIGDRPAGIVPMDSPIVLATQRAVGAISRGSRATFGGASTDSNIAMSLGIPAVTIGGGGEGGNWHSRNEWYKPVNAWYGPQNALLTVLILTGLDGVTKPALIERKAAK from the coding sequence ATGACACTCACGCGATCGATCCTGGCCATCGCCCTTGTCGCCCTCGCGCAGAACGCGCTGGTGCGAGAGGTTAGGGCGCAAGCCGCTGCCGCGCCCGACCTTGAGGCCATTCTCGCCCATCCCAAAATCGTCAAGTCGCTCGACGACATCAAGGCCGACGACGAGCGGGCTTTTGCGGAACAGAAGCGCATCACCGAAATTCCGGCGCCGCCGTTCAAGGAAAAAATCCGCGCCGAATATTATCAGAAGCGGATGCAGGAGCTCGGCTTCAAGGATGCTGCCATCGATGCCGAGGGTAATGTGATCGCGCTACGCAAGGGGACTGGCGGCGGCAGGCCGAAGCTCGTGGTGTCGGCACATCTCGACACGGTGTTTCCCGAAGGCACCGACGTCACCGTGAAGGAAAAGGACGGCGCCATTGTCGCGCCCGGCATCGGCGACGATTCACGCGGGCTTGCGGCGATGCTGTCGCTGATCAACGCGATGAACGAAAACCAGATCGCGACCGTCGGCGACATCATGTTCGTCGGCACGGTCGGCGAGGAAGAACTCGGCAATCTCCGCGGCGTCAAGGCTCTGTTCCGCGATCACACCGATATCGACGGCTTCATCTCGATCGACGGGCTCGGCATCACCCGCGTCGTCAACCAGGCGACCGGCAGCCATCGCTACGAGTTCACCTTCAAGGGCCCCGGCGGGCACTCGTTCCAGGAGTTCGGATTGCCGAGCGCGATCCATGCGATGGGCCGGGCGATTGCAAAGATCTCGGAGCTGCAGCCGCCCTCCGATCCCAAGACCACGTTCACCGTCGGCACCGTGACCGGCGGCACCTCGGTCAATGCCATCGCCGCCGAGGCGCGGATGGCCGTCGACATGCGCTCGAACTCGACCGACGAACTGCTCAAGCTCGAGGCGCGGTTGCTCGAACTCGTCAAGGAAGCGGTGGCGGATGAAAACGCGCGCTGGAAATCGGACAAGATGACCGTCGAGGCCAGGCTGATCGGCGACCGGCCGGCGGGCATCGTTCCGATGGATTCCCCGATCGTGCTGGCGACCCAGCGCGCGGTCGGAGCGATCAGCCGCGGTTCGCGCGCGACGTTCGGCGGCGCCAGCACCGATTCCAACATCGCGATGTCGCTCGGCATTCCGGCCGTCACCATCGGCGGCGGCGGGGAGGGCGGCAACTGGCACTCCCGCAACGAATGGTACAAGCCGGTTAACGCCTGGTACGGCCCGCAGAACGCGCTGTTGACCGTCCTGATCCTGACCGGGCTCGACGGCGTCACCAAACCGGCGCTTATTGAGCGAAAAGCCGCCAAATAG
- a CDS encoding radical SAM/SPASM domain-containing protein, giving the protein MTLSGETPGAHASVDPRRYHESVTGERTEAAPRPPVCLYLEVTNRCNLLCTTCPRTYEELEPPADMDWELFTSIVDQVPDLARAVLHGVGEPMLVANLPRMVKYLKDRDVYVLFNTNGTVLSERNGRALIDAGLDELRVSLDAANRESFKAIRGRDYFWRILRNVRAFRELQEREGRLKPQVSIWLTGLKETVDELPAFVKVAADVGVKEVYLQRLVFFDENVIGKARPDQALFERLTEGEAAHLKQAEELARSLGMTFSASGGASEPGLSLKGSGDGSPWSLCRRPWSLMYFTANGRALPCCIAPFSQHGYDNYTLGHARHQSLREIWNGPAYRDFRAALLSDKPPDCCANCGLRWSL; this is encoded by the coding sequence ATGACCCTTTCCGGCGAGACACCAGGCGCTCACGCTTCAGTCGATCCGCGCCGCTATCATGAGTCGGTCACCGGCGAACGCACCGAGGCGGCACCGCGTCCGCCGGTCTGCCTCTATCTGGAAGTGACCAATCGTTGCAATCTCCTGTGTACGACCTGTCCGCGCACCTACGAAGAACTTGAGCCGCCGGCGGACATGGACTGGGAGTTGTTCACGTCGATTGTCGACCAGGTTCCTGATCTCGCGCGTGCCGTTCTGCACGGCGTCGGCGAGCCGATGCTGGTCGCGAATCTGCCGCGGATGGTCAAATACCTCAAGGACCGCGACGTCTACGTCCTGTTCAACACCAATGGGACGGTCCTCAGCGAACGCAATGGCCGTGCGCTGATCGACGCTGGGCTCGATGAGCTGCGTGTGTCACTCGACGCAGCGAACCGCGAGAGCTTCAAGGCGATCCGCGGCAGAGACTATTTTTGGCGCATCCTCCGCAACGTGCGCGCGTTTCGTGAGCTGCAGGAGCGGGAGGGACGGCTCAAGCCGCAGGTCTCGATCTGGCTTACTGGCCTCAAAGAGACCGTCGATGAGCTTCCGGCGTTCGTGAAAGTTGCCGCCGACGTCGGCGTCAAGGAGGTCTATCTGCAGCGACTCGTGTTCTTCGACGAGAACGTCATCGGCAAGGCGCGCCCGGATCAGGCGTTGTTCGAACGCCTGACCGAAGGCGAAGCAGCTCATCTGAAACAGGCCGAGGAGCTGGCGCGCTCCCTTGGCATGACCTTCAGCGCGTCGGGCGGAGCGAGCGAGCCGGGGTTAAGTTTGAAGGGCTCTGGTGACGGCTCGCCGTGGTCGCTCTGCCGCCGGCCGTGGTCGCTGATGTATTTCACAGCCAACGGCCGCGCCTTGCCGTGCTGCATCGCGCCGTTTTCGCAGCACGGCTACGACAACTATACCCTTGGCCACGCAAGGCATCAGTCCCTGCGGGAGATCTGGAACGGGCCGGCATATCGGGACTTTCGCGCGGCGCTGCTTTCCGACAAGCCGCCGGACTGCTGCGCGAATTGCGGTCTGCGCTGGAGCCTGTGA
- a CDS encoding SGNH/GDSL hydrolase family protein, which yields MKYAFSRLLPLVAVTAFSLAALPASASIYNSLVVFGDSLSDNGNNAVVIGTNAGQTITGNTYVPSQPYGSGVYSNGPVWASDAASKLGVTLQPSLLGGTDYAYGGATTGPAGNGFPFSLLTQANQYLATNTVSANALYVIAGGGNDARAALGTIAGCPACLGPTVAATAIQYAANVGAIVDALQAAGAKNIVVWNTPNLGLAPAVAAAGASGLGTFLAANMNAALAARLAGESGVTTFDIFGLGTSIALNPGAFGFTDVTNACGAVVGANCNTYAYWDGIHPTAAAHAVIADAFLVVAGVPEPSTWVMMFVGFACVGFMAYRRQQQPTALGAA from the coding sequence ATGAAATACGCGTTCAGCAGATTATTGCCGTTAGTTGCCGTCACAGCTTTTTCGTTAGCGGCCCTGCCAGCCTCAGCCAGCATTTATAACTCGCTCGTTGTCTTTGGCGACAGTCTATCGGACAATGGTAACAACGCCGTCGTGATCGGCACCAATGCCGGACAGACCATTACAGGCAACACCTACGTTCCCAGTCAGCCCTACGGCTCCGGAGTTTACAGCAATGGACCGGTTTGGGCATCGGACGCCGCATCGAAACTCGGCGTAACGCTGCAACCTTCGCTGCTTGGCGGAACGGACTACGCGTATGGGGGCGCGACCACGGGTCCAGCCGGCAACGGCTTTCCTTTCAGCCTGCTCACCCAGGCCAACCAGTACTTGGCCACCAACACCGTCTCCGCCAATGCGCTTTACGTCATCGCCGGCGGTGGCAATGATGCCCGAGCTGCGCTTGGCACGATCGCAGGGTGCCCGGCGTGCCTGGGGCCAACCGTGGCGGCAACGGCGATTCAGTACGCGGCCAATGTCGGCGCGATTGTTGACGCGCTTCAAGCTGCCGGCGCGAAGAACATCGTGGTATGGAACACGCCCAATCTCGGGTTGGCGCCGGCGGTTGCGGCGGCAGGCGCTTCCGGATTGGGGACTTTCCTGGCTGCCAATATGAACGCGGCGCTCGCTGCGCGGCTGGCGGGCGAGTCCGGCGTAACGACCTTTGACATTTTCGGCCTGGGAACGTCGATCGCACTTAATCCAGGAGCGTTTGGTTTTACCGACGTGACCAATGCCTGCGGAGCAGTTGTTGGCGCCAACTGTAACACCTACGCGTATTGGGACGGGATTCATCCGACAGCGGCGGCTCACGCTGTTATCGCCGACGCCTTCCTCGTGGTCGCCGGCGTTCCCGAACCCTCCACCTGGGTCATGATGTTCGTAGGGTTTGCTTGCGTTGGCTTCATGGCCTACCGCCGGCAACAACAGCCAACAGCGCTTGGCGCAGCCTGA